A DNA window from Ornithodoros turicata isolate Travis chromosome 10, ASM3712646v1, whole genome shotgun sequence contains the following coding sequences:
- the LOC135369827 gene encoding cyclin-dependent kinase 11B-like isoform X5, with the protein MSRNSNDSEEDGEIDREETRYNVYGNSQSAGKGFVEQNDDSDSYDTEDGSEDALNIQPPQAAIPVPKRDRRDRKREKHSRKHESSRSRKDRRHSSRERGGSHRDSRRAGEGRGGHSRDQRDAHERDSTRHRQHRAEEKSSRVEPRPRATSDKEGRANEKEQRPARDSGRSSARQEVKELPPSREVRDARERIREAREAREREEKEQTNPADLERERFLYWQQNFTRVRRERLQREWRKERLMVVDQSLSQRDREREQRRLESQRRKRDDNSKPQQYVSKAEEQATARDRSRSPISHSRQTDDQSGSDPGISLEIEDDPLTDMEEDDASSPPQQRTFPQAAENNVAQTVVADDTSSNDDENEEDSEKTSSDTTSDSSSDSDEKNNQSNDKEAAAKNDVAPAEPPTPSIDDILSQFPPYLPAIQGCRSVEEFHCLNRIEEGTYGVVYRARDKQTNEIVALKRLKMEKEKEGFPITSLREINTLLKAQHPNIVTVREIVVGSNMDKIYIAMEYVEHDLKSLMEVMKQPFLVGEVKTLMLQLLRAVAHLHDNWILHRDLKTSNLLLSHKGILKVGDFGLAREYGSPLKHYTPIVVTLWYRAPELLLGVKEYSTPIDMWSVGCIFGELLTMKPLFPGKSDIDQLNRIFKDLGTPSEKIWPGYSELPLVRKVTFTEYPYNSLRGRFGHTLSNLGFDLLNKFLTYYPSQRITAEDALRHEFFKETPVPVEPSMFPTWPAKSELGHRKAQSPKPPSGGKQFAKQLGEGDEEGLLAAAAGFHMKIPNKGSSAQGTGFRLKF; encoded by the exons ATGAGCCGGAACTCAAACGATTCTGAGGAAGACGGCGAGATTGACCGCGAAGAAACTCGATACAACGTTTATGGTAACTCTCAGTCTGCTGGAAAGGGATTTGTTGAGCAGAATGATGACAG TGATAGCTACGACACTGAGGACGGCAGCGAGGATGCGTTAAATATTCAACCACCACAAGCAGCAATTCCCGTCCCTAAACGAGACAGAAGGGATCGCAAACGGGAGAAACACTCACGAAAACATGAAT CATCCAGAAGCAGAAAAGATCGGAGGCACAGCAGCCGAGAACGAGGCGGCAGCCACCGCGACAGCCGCCGTGCGGGGGAGGGTCGCGGAGGTCACAGCCGCGACCAGAGAGATGCGCACGAACGCGATTCGACAAGGCACAGGCAGCACCGTGCGGAAGAAAAAAGTTCCAGGGTGGAGCCGAGGCCCAGGGCCACAAGCGACAAGGAAGGACGAGCGAACGAGAAGGAACAGAGGCCCGCCAGGGACAGCGGAAGGAGCTCCGCGCGGCAGGAAGTCAAGGAACTGCCTCCGAGCAGGGAGGTCCGCGACGCACGGGAAAGGATTCGGGAAGCCAGAGAGGCGAGGGAGAGGGAAGAGAAAGAGCA AACCAACCCTGCCGACCTTGAGCGAGAACGTTTCCTGTATTGGCAACAAAATTTCACACGTGTACGCAGAGAACGGCTACAGAGGGAGTGGAGGAAAGAACGCCTCATGGTCGTCGATCAGTCCCTAAGTCAGAGAGATCGAGAACGCGAGCAACGGAGGCTGGAATCACAGCGTCGTAAGAGGG ACGACAACAGCAAGCCGCAACAGTACGTGAGCAAAGCTGAAGAGCAGGCGACGGCTCGGGACAGGAGCAGGAGTCCAATTTCCCATAGCAGACAAACGGACGACCAGTCGGGTAGTGATCCGGGAATTTCGTTGGAAATTGAGGATGACCCCCTCACTGATATGG AGGAAGACGATGCCAGCTCCCCTCCGCAACAGCGTACCTTCCCTCAGGCCGCAGAAAATAATGTGGCGCAGACGGttgttgcagacgacaccagttCGAACGATGATGAAAACGAGGAGGATTCAGAGAAGACGTCGTCTGACACGACCAGCGACTCCAGCAGTGACTCTGACG AGAAGAACAACCAGTCTAACGACAAAGAAGCTGCAGCAAAGAACGACGTGGCACCCGCAGAGCCCCCAACCCCATCAATCGACGACATTCTGTCGCAGTTTCCACCTTACTTGCCAGCCATCCAAGGTTGCCGAAGCGTTGAAGAGTTCCACTGCCTCAACCGCATCGAGGAAGGCACATACGGCGTTGTGTACAGGGCGCGAGATAAACAAACAA ATGAAATAGTTGCACTGAAGAGACTCAAGAtggaaaaggagaaagaaggtTTTCCAATCACCTCCCTCCGTGAAATCAACACCTTGCTCAAAGCGCAACATCCAAACATTGTCACAGTCAGG GAAATTGTTGTAGGAAGCAACATGGATAAAATATACATAGCAATGGAATACGTGGAGCATGACCTCAAAAGCCTAATGGAAGTGATGAAACAGCCTTTCCTCGTGGGCGAAGTGAAGACGTTGATGCTTCAGCTGTTGAGGGCTGTTGCGCATCTGCATGATAACTGGATCCTGCACCGCGACTTGAAGACGTCGAACTTGCTGCTTAGCCACAAGGGCATACTCAAG GTTGGAGATTTTGGTCTTGCCAGAGAATATGGGTCACCCCTGAAGCACTACACCCCCATCGTTGTCACCCTGTGGTATCGTGCACCCGAGCTCCTCTTGGGAGTGAAG GAATACTCTACACCGATTGACATGTGGTCCGTGGGTTGCATCTTTGGGGAGCTGCTCACAATGAAGCCACTGTTTCCTGGAAAATCGGACATCGATCAGCTCAATAGGATATTCAAG GATCTCGGAACGCCGAGCGAAAAGATTTGGCCGGGATATTCGGAATTGCCCCTCGTGAGAAAAGTGACCTTCACAGAGTACCCCTACAACAGCTTGAGGGGTCGTTTTGGCCATACCTTGTCAAACCTGGGCTTCGATCTATTAAACAA GTTCTTAACATATTATCCGAGCCAGCGTATAACAGCAGAAGATGCTCTACGCCACGAGTTCTTCAAGGAAACACCTGTTCCTGTAGAGCCTTCTATGTTTCCAACATGGCCTGCAAAAAGTGAACTTGGCCACCGAAAGGCTCAGAGCCCAAAGCCCCCCTCTGGTGGAAAGCAGTTTGCAAAACAACTG GGCGAGGGAGATGAAGAGGGTCTCCTGGCAGCCGCAGCAGGATTTCACATGAAGATCCCCAACAAAGGAAGCTCTGCTCAGGGAACAGGCTTCAGGCTTAAGTTCTAG
- the LOC135369827 gene encoding cyclin-dependent kinase 11B-like isoform X3, with product MSRNSNDSEEDGEIDREETRYNVYGNSQSAGKGFVEQNDDSDSYDTEDGSEDALNIQPPQAAIPVPKRDRRDRKREKHSRKHESSRSRKDRRHSSRERGGSHRDSRRAGEGRGGHSRDQRDAHERDSTRHRQHRAEEKSSRVEPRPRATSDKEGRANEKEQRPARDSGRSSARQEVKELPPSREVRDARERIREAREAREREEKEQTNPADLERERFLYWQQNFTRVRRERLQREWRKERLMVVDQSLSQRDREREQRRLESQRHDNSKPQQYVSKAEEQATARDRSRSPISHSRQTDDQSGSDPGISLEIEDDPLTDMEEDDASSPPQQRTFPQAAENNVAQTVVADDTSSNDDENEEDSEKTSSDTTSDSSSDSDDSSSSTDSEDDDKNTEEEKVDGDASEKNNQSNDKEAAAKNDVAPAEPPTPSIDDILSQFPPYLPAIQGCRSVEEFHCLNRIEEGTYGVVYRARDKQTNEIVALKRLKMEKEKEGFPITSLREINTLLKAQHPNIVTVREIVVGSNMDKIYIAMEYVEHDLKSLMEVMKQPFLVGEVKTLMLQLLRAVAHLHDNWILHRDLKTSNLLLSHKGILKVGDFGLAREYGSPLKHYTPIVVTLWYRAPELLLGVKEYSTPIDMWSVGCIFGELLTMKPLFPGKSDIDQLNRIFKDLGTPSEKIWPGYSELPLVRKVTFTEYPYNSLRGRFGHTLSNLGFDLLNKFLTYYPSQRITAEDALRHEFFKETPVPVEPSMFPTWPAKSELGHRKAQSPKPPSGGKQFAKQLGEGDEEGLLAAAAGFHMKIPNKGSSAQGTGFRLKF from the exons ATGAGCCGGAACTCAAACGATTCTGAGGAAGACGGCGAGATTGACCGCGAAGAAACTCGATACAACGTTTATGGTAACTCTCAGTCTGCTGGAAAGGGATTTGTTGAGCAGAATGATGACAG TGATAGCTACGACACTGAGGACGGCAGCGAGGATGCGTTAAATATTCAACCACCACAAGCAGCAATTCCCGTCCCTAAACGAGACAGAAGGGATCGCAAACGGGAGAAACACTCACGAAAACATGAAT CATCCAGAAGCAGAAAAGATCGGAGGCACAGCAGCCGAGAACGAGGCGGCAGCCACCGCGACAGCCGCCGTGCGGGGGAGGGTCGCGGAGGTCACAGCCGCGACCAGAGAGATGCGCACGAACGCGATTCGACAAGGCACAGGCAGCACCGTGCGGAAGAAAAAAGTTCCAGGGTGGAGCCGAGGCCCAGGGCCACAAGCGACAAGGAAGGACGAGCGAACGAGAAGGAACAGAGGCCCGCCAGGGACAGCGGAAGGAGCTCCGCGCGGCAGGAAGTCAAGGAACTGCCTCCGAGCAGGGAGGTCCGCGACGCACGGGAAAGGATTCGGGAAGCCAGAGAGGCGAGGGAGAGGGAAGAGAAAGAGCA AACCAACCCTGCCGACCTTGAGCGAGAACGTTTCCTGTATTGGCAACAAAATTTCACACGTGTACGCAGAGAACGGCTACAGAGGGAGTGGAGGAAAGAACGCCTCATGGTCGTCGATCAGTCCCTAAGTCAGAGAGATCGAGAACGCGAGCAACGGAGGCTGGAATCACAGCGTC ACGACAACAGCAAGCCGCAACAGTACGTGAGCAAAGCTGAAGAGCAGGCGACGGCTCGGGACAGGAGCAGGAGTCCAATTTCCCATAGCAGACAAACGGACGACCAGTCGGGTAGTGATCCGGGAATTTCGTTGGAAATTGAGGATGACCCCCTCACTGATATGG AGGAAGACGATGCCAGCTCCCCTCCGCAACAGCGTACCTTCCCTCAGGCCGCAGAAAATAATGTGGCGCAGACGGttgttgcagacgacaccagttCGAACGATGATGAAAACGAGGAGGATTCAGAGAAGACGTCGTCTGACACGACCAGCGACTCCAGCAGTGACTCTGACG ATAGCAGTAGCAGCACTGATTCGGAGGATGACGATAAGAACACCGAAGAAGAGAAGGTTGATGGGGATGCCTCAG AGAAGAACAACCAGTCTAACGACAAAGAAGCTGCAGCAAAGAACGACGTGGCACCCGCAGAGCCCCCAACCCCATCAATCGACGACATTCTGTCGCAGTTTCCACCTTACTTGCCAGCCATCCAAGGTTGCCGAAGCGTTGAAGAGTTCCACTGCCTCAACCGCATCGAGGAAGGCACATACGGCGTTGTGTACAGGGCGCGAGATAAACAAACAA ATGAAATAGTTGCACTGAAGAGACTCAAGAtggaaaaggagaaagaaggtTTTCCAATCACCTCCCTCCGTGAAATCAACACCTTGCTCAAAGCGCAACATCCAAACATTGTCACAGTCAGG GAAATTGTTGTAGGAAGCAACATGGATAAAATATACATAGCAATGGAATACGTGGAGCATGACCTCAAAAGCCTAATGGAAGTGATGAAACAGCCTTTCCTCGTGGGCGAAGTGAAGACGTTGATGCTTCAGCTGTTGAGGGCTGTTGCGCATCTGCATGATAACTGGATCCTGCACCGCGACTTGAAGACGTCGAACTTGCTGCTTAGCCACAAGGGCATACTCAAG GTTGGAGATTTTGGTCTTGCCAGAGAATATGGGTCACCCCTGAAGCACTACACCCCCATCGTTGTCACCCTGTGGTATCGTGCACCCGAGCTCCTCTTGGGAGTGAAG GAATACTCTACACCGATTGACATGTGGTCCGTGGGTTGCATCTTTGGGGAGCTGCTCACAATGAAGCCACTGTTTCCTGGAAAATCGGACATCGATCAGCTCAATAGGATATTCAAG GATCTCGGAACGCCGAGCGAAAAGATTTGGCCGGGATATTCGGAATTGCCCCTCGTGAGAAAAGTGACCTTCACAGAGTACCCCTACAACAGCTTGAGGGGTCGTTTTGGCCATACCTTGTCAAACCTGGGCTTCGATCTATTAAACAA GTTCTTAACATATTATCCGAGCCAGCGTATAACAGCAGAAGATGCTCTACGCCACGAGTTCTTCAAGGAAACACCTGTTCCTGTAGAGCCTTCTATGTTTCCAACATGGCCTGCAAAAAGTGAACTTGGCCACCGAAAGGCTCAGAGCCCAAAGCCCCCCTCTGGTGGAAAGCAGTTTGCAAAACAACTG GGCGAGGGAGATGAAGAGGGTCTCCTGGCAGCCGCAGCAGGATTTCACATGAAGATCCCCAACAAAGGAAGCTCTGCTCAGGGAACAGGCTTCAGGCTTAAGTTCTAG
- the LOC135369827 gene encoding cyclin-dependent kinase 11B-like isoform X2 — MSRNSNDSEEDGEIDREETRYNVYGNSQSAGKGFVEQNDDSYDTEDGSEDALNIQPPQAAIPVPKRDRRDRKREKHSRKHESSRSRKDRRHSSRERGGSHRDSRRAGEGRGGHSRDQRDAHERDSTRHRQHRAEEKSSRVEPRPRATSDKEGRANEKEQRPARDSGRSSARQEVKELPPSREVRDARERIREAREAREREEKEQTNPADLERERFLYWQQNFTRVRRERLQREWRKERLMVVDQSLSQRDREREQRRLESQRRKRDDNSKPQQYVSKAEEQATARDRSRSPISHSRQTDDQSGSDPGISLEIEDDPLTDMEEDDASSPPQQRTFPQAAENNVAQTVVADDTSSNDDENEEDSEKTSSDTTSDSSSDSDDSSSSTDSEDDDKNTEEEKVDGDASEKNNQSNDKEAAAKNDVAPAEPPTPSIDDILSQFPPYLPAIQGCRSVEEFHCLNRIEEGTYGVVYRARDKQTNEIVALKRLKMEKEKEGFPITSLREINTLLKAQHPNIVTVREIVVGSNMDKIYIAMEYVEHDLKSLMEVMKQPFLVGEVKTLMLQLLRAVAHLHDNWILHRDLKTSNLLLSHKGILKVGDFGLAREYGSPLKHYTPIVVTLWYRAPELLLGVKEYSTPIDMWSVGCIFGELLTMKPLFPGKSDIDQLNRIFKDLGTPSEKIWPGYSELPLVRKVTFTEYPYNSLRGRFGHTLSNLGFDLLNKFLTYYPSQRITAEDALRHEFFKETPVPVEPSMFPTWPAKSELGHRKAQSPKPPSGGKQFAKQLGEGDEEGLLAAAAGFHMKIPNKGSSAQGTGFRLKF, encoded by the exons ATGAGCCGGAACTCAAACGATTCTGAGGAAGACGGCGAGATTGACCGCGAAGAAACTCGATACAACGTTTATGGTAACTCTCAGTCTGCTGGAAAGGGATTTGTTGAGCAGAATGATGACAG CTACGACACTGAGGACGGCAGCGAGGATGCGTTAAATATTCAACCACCACAAGCAGCAATTCCCGTCCCTAAACGAGACAGAAGGGATCGCAAACGGGAGAAACACTCACGAAAACATGAAT CATCCAGAAGCAGAAAAGATCGGAGGCACAGCAGCCGAGAACGAGGCGGCAGCCACCGCGACAGCCGCCGTGCGGGGGAGGGTCGCGGAGGTCACAGCCGCGACCAGAGAGATGCGCACGAACGCGATTCGACAAGGCACAGGCAGCACCGTGCGGAAGAAAAAAGTTCCAGGGTGGAGCCGAGGCCCAGGGCCACAAGCGACAAGGAAGGACGAGCGAACGAGAAGGAACAGAGGCCCGCCAGGGACAGCGGAAGGAGCTCCGCGCGGCAGGAAGTCAAGGAACTGCCTCCGAGCAGGGAGGTCCGCGACGCACGGGAAAGGATTCGGGAAGCCAGAGAGGCGAGGGAGAGGGAAGAGAAAGAGCA AACCAACCCTGCCGACCTTGAGCGAGAACGTTTCCTGTATTGGCAACAAAATTTCACACGTGTACGCAGAGAACGGCTACAGAGGGAGTGGAGGAAAGAACGCCTCATGGTCGTCGATCAGTCCCTAAGTCAGAGAGATCGAGAACGCGAGCAACGGAGGCTGGAATCACAGCGTCGTAAGAGGG ACGACAACAGCAAGCCGCAACAGTACGTGAGCAAAGCTGAAGAGCAGGCGACGGCTCGGGACAGGAGCAGGAGTCCAATTTCCCATAGCAGACAAACGGACGACCAGTCGGGTAGTGATCCGGGAATTTCGTTGGAAATTGAGGATGACCCCCTCACTGATATGG AGGAAGACGATGCCAGCTCCCCTCCGCAACAGCGTACCTTCCCTCAGGCCGCAGAAAATAATGTGGCGCAGACGGttgttgcagacgacaccagttCGAACGATGATGAAAACGAGGAGGATTCAGAGAAGACGTCGTCTGACACGACCAGCGACTCCAGCAGTGACTCTGACG ATAGCAGTAGCAGCACTGATTCGGAGGATGACGATAAGAACACCGAAGAAGAGAAGGTTGATGGGGATGCCTCAG AGAAGAACAACCAGTCTAACGACAAAGAAGCTGCAGCAAAGAACGACGTGGCACCCGCAGAGCCCCCAACCCCATCAATCGACGACATTCTGTCGCAGTTTCCACCTTACTTGCCAGCCATCCAAGGTTGCCGAAGCGTTGAAGAGTTCCACTGCCTCAACCGCATCGAGGAAGGCACATACGGCGTTGTGTACAGGGCGCGAGATAAACAAACAA ATGAAATAGTTGCACTGAAGAGACTCAAGAtggaaaaggagaaagaaggtTTTCCAATCACCTCCCTCCGTGAAATCAACACCTTGCTCAAAGCGCAACATCCAAACATTGTCACAGTCAGG GAAATTGTTGTAGGAAGCAACATGGATAAAATATACATAGCAATGGAATACGTGGAGCATGACCTCAAAAGCCTAATGGAAGTGATGAAACAGCCTTTCCTCGTGGGCGAAGTGAAGACGTTGATGCTTCAGCTGTTGAGGGCTGTTGCGCATCTGCATGATAACTGGATCCTGCACCGCGACTTGAAGACGTCGAACTTGCTGCTTAGCCACAAGGGCATACTCAAG GTTGGAGATTTTGGTCTTGCCAGAGAATATGGGTCACCCCTGAAGCACTACACCCCCATCGTTGTCACCCTGTGGTATCGTGCACCCGAGCTCCTCTTGGGAGTGAAG GAATACTCTACACCGATTGACATGTGGTCCGTGGGTTGCATCTTTGGGGAGCTGCTCACAATGAAGCCACTGTTTCCTGGAAAATCGGACATCGATCAGCTCAATAGGATATTCAAG GATCTCGGAACGCCGAGCGAAAAGATTTGGCCGGGATATTCGGAATTGCCCCTCGTGAGAAAAGTGACCTTCACAGAGTACCCCTACAACAGCTTGAGGGGTCGTTTTGGCCATACCTTGTCAAACCTGGGCTTCGATCTATTAAACAA GTTCTTAACATATTATCCGAGCCAGCGTATAACAGCAGAAGATGCTCTACGCCACGAGTTCTTCAAGGAAACACCTGTTCCTGTAGAGCCTTCTATGTTTCCAACATGGCCTGCAAAAAGTGAACTTGGCCACCGAAAGGCTCAGAGCCCAAAGCCCCCCTCTGGTGGAAAGCAGTTTGCAAAACAACTG GGCGAGGGAGATGAAGAGGGTCTCCTGGCAGCCGCAGCAGGATTTCACATGAAGATCCCCAACAAAGGAAGCTCTGCTCAGGGAACAGGCTTCAGGCTTAAGTTCTAG
- the LOC135369827 gene encoding cyclin-dependent kinase 11B-like isoform X4: protein MSRNSNDSEEDGEIDREETRYNVYGNSQSAGKGFVEQNDDSDSYDTEDGSEDALNIQPPQAAIPVPKRDRRDRKREKHSRKHESSRSRKDRRHSSRERGGSHRDSRRAGEGRGGHSRDQRDAHERDSTRHRQHRAEEKSSRVEPRPRATSDKEGRANEKEQRPARDSGRSSARQEVKELPPSREVRDARERIREAREAREREEKEQERLQREWRKERLMVVDQSLSQRDREREQRRLESQRRKRDDNSKPQQYVSKAEEQATARDRSRSPISHSRQTDDQSGSDPGISLEIEDDPLTDMEEDDASSPPQQRTFPQAAENNVAQTVVADDTSSNDDENEEDSEKTSSDTTSDSSSDSDDSSSSTDSEDDDKNTEEEKVDGDASEKNNQSNDKEAAAKNDVAPAEPPTPSIDDILSQFPPYLPAIQGCRSVEEFHCLNRIEEGTYGVVYRARDKQTNEIVALKRLKMEKEKEGFPITSLREINTLLKAQHPNIVTVREIVVGSNMDKIYIAMEYVEHDLKSLMEVMKQPFLVGEVKTLMLQLLRAVAHLHDNWILHRDLKTSNLLLSHKGILKVGDFGLAREYGSPLKHYTPIVVTLWYRAPELLLGVKEYSTPIDMWSVGCIFGELLTMKPLFPGKSDIDQLNRIFKDLGTPSEKIWPGYSELPLVRKVTFTEYPYNSLRGRFGHTLSNLGFDLLNKFLTYYPSQRITAEDALRHEFFKETPVPVEPSMFPTWPAKSELGHRKAQSPKPPSGGKQFAKQLGEGDEEGLLAAAAGFHMKIPNKGSSAQGTGFRLKF from the exons ATGAGCCGGAACTCAAACGATTCTGAGGAAGACGGCGAGATTGACCGCGAAGAAACTCGATACAACGTTTATGGTAACTCTCAGTCTGCTGGAAAGGGATTTGTTGAGCAGAATGATGACAG TGATAGCTACGACACTGAGGACGGCAGCGAGGATGCGTTAAATATTCAACCACCACAAGCAGCAATTCCCGTCCCTAAACGAGACAGAAGGGATCGCAAACGGGAGAAACACTCACGAAAACATGAAT CATCCAGAAGCAGAAAAGATCGGAGGCACAGCAGCCGAGAACGAGGCGGCAGCCACCGCGACAGCCGCCGTGCGGGGGAGGGTCGCGGAGGTCACAGCCGCGACCAGAGAGATGCGCACGAACGCGATTCGACAAGGCACAGGCAGCACCGTGCGGAAGAAAAAAGTTCCAGGGTGGAGCCGAGGCCCAGGGCCACAAGCGACAAGGAAGGACGAGCGAACGAGAAGGAACAGAGGCCCGCCAGGGACAGCGGAAGGAGCTCCGCGCGGCAGGAAGTCAAGGAACTGCCTCCGAGCAGGGAGGTCCGCGACGCACGGGAAAGGATTCGGGAAGCCAGAGAGGCGAGGGAGAGGGAAGAGAAAGAGCA AGAACGGCTACAGAGGGAGTGGAGGAAAGAACGCCTCATGGTCGTCGATCAGTCCCTAAGTCAGAGAGATCGAGAACGCGAGCAACGGAGGCTGGAATCACAGCGTCGTAAGAGGG ACGACAACAGCAAGCCGCAACAGTACGTGAGCAAAGCTGAAGAGCAGGCGACGGCTCGGGACAGGAGCAGGAGTCCAATTTCCCATAGCAGACAAACGGACGACCAGTCGGGTAGTGATCCGGGAATTTCGTTGGAAATTGAGGATGACCCCCTCACTGATATGG AGGAAGACGATGCCAGCTCCCCTCCGCAACAGCGTACCTTCCCTCAGGCCGCAGAAAATAATGTGGCGCAGACGGttgttgcagacgacaccagttCGAACGATGATGAAAACGAGGAGGATTCAGAGAAGACGTCGTCTGACACGACCAGCGACTCCAGCAGTGACTCTGACG ATAGCAGTAGCAGCACTGATTCGGAGGATGACGATAAGAACACCGAAGAAGAGAAGGTTGATGGGGATGCCTCAG AGAAGAACAACCAGTCTAACGACAAAGAAGCTGCAGCAAAGAACGACGTGGCACCCGCAGAGCCCCCAACCCCATCAATCGACGACATTCTGTCGCAGTTTCCACCTTACTTGCCAGCCATCCAAGGTTGCCGAAGCGTTGAAGAGTTCCACTGCCTCAACCGCATCGAGGAAGGCACATACGGCGTTGTGTACAGGGCGCGAGATAAACAAACAA ATGAAATAGTTGCACTGAAGAGACTCAAGAtggaaaaggagaaagaaggtTTTCCAATCACCTCCCTCCGTGAAATCAACACCTTGCTCAAAGCGCAACATCCAAACATTGTCACAGTCAGG GAAATTGTTGTAGGAAGCAACATGGATAAAATATACATAGCAATGGAATACGTGGAGCATGACCTCAAAAGCCTAATGGAAGTGATGAAACAGCCTTTCCTCGTGGGCGAAGTGAAGACGTTGATGCTTCAGCTGTTGAGGGCTGTTGCGCATCTGCATGATAACTGGATCCTGCACCGCGACTTGAAGACGTCGAACTTGCTGCTTAGCCACAAGGGCATACTCAAG GTTGGAGATTTTGGTCTTGCCAGAGAATATGGGTCACCCCTGAAGCACTACACCCCCATCGTTGTCACCCTGTGGTATCGTGCACCCGAGCTCCTCTTGGGAGTGAAG GAATACTCTACACCGATTGACATGTGGTCCGTGGGTTGCATCTTTGGGGAGCTGCTCACAATGAAGCCACTGTTTCCTGGAAAATCGGACATCGATCAGCTCAATAGGATATTCAAG GATCTCGGAACGCCGAGCGAAAAGATTTGGCCGGGATATTCGGAATTGCCCCTCGTGAGAAAAGTGACCTTCACAGAGTACCCCTACAACAGCTTGAGGGGTCGTTTTGGCCATACCTTGTCAAACCTGGGCTTCGATCTATTAAACAA GTTCTTAACATATTATCCGAGCCAGCGTATAACAGCAGAAGATGCTCTACGCCACGAGTTCTTCAAGGAAACACCTGTTCCTGTAGAGCCTTCTATGTTTCCAACATGGCCTGCAAAAAGTGAACTTGGCCACCGAAAGGCTCAGAGCCCAAAGCCCCCCTCTGGTGGAAAGCAGTTTGCAAAACAACTG GGCGAGGGAGATGAAGAGGGTCTCCTGGCAGCCGCAGCAGGATTTCACATGAAGATCCCCAACAAAGGAAGCTCTGCTCAGGGAACAGGCTTCAGGCTTAAGTTCTAG